The following is a genomic window from Rhodoligotrophos defluvii.
GGCGGCCAATCTCGGGGCATCGCCCATCAAGGCTTTCTGGCAGGTGTTCGTGCCGCTGTCCGTGCCCGGCCTGATCGCCGGACTGATCGTGGTGTTCGTGCTCTCTCTCGGCTTCTATGTCACGCCCGCCCTGCTTGGTGGCGGCCGGGTGATGATGTGGGCCATGCAGATCGAGCGCTCCGTTGCCGTCTATTCCGACTGGGGCGCCGCGAGCGCCCTCGGCGTCGTGCTGCTGGTGATCACGCTTGGCATTCTCTGGCTGGTGGCGCGGCTAACCGGCGCCTTCACCATGATCGGGGGCAAGTGATGCTGAACCGGCCGGCAACCTCGACCCAGATCACCCACTTCAGGCGCCTGTGGCTCTATGTCTTCTGCGGGCTGGTCATCCTGTTCCTGATCGCGCCGACCTTGCTCGTGATCCCCATGAGCTTCTCCGGGTCGCGCTATCTCACCTTCCCGCCCGAATCCTGGTCAACCCGCTGGTACCGCGCGTATTTCGACTCGATCGAATGGCGAGACGCCACATGGGTGTCGTTCCAGGCGGCGATCTGGACCACGGTGGTTGCGACCGTATCCGGCACACTCGCCGCCTACGGCCTCTATACCGCCCGTCTTTCGGCTGGCCGCTACGTCCAGGTTCTGCTGGCGCTGCCCATGATGATTCCGGTCATTTTGCTGGCGATCGGCGTCTTCATTTTTTTCGCCCCGCTCGGCCTCAACAACTCCATTCCCGGCCTGGTGCTTGCCCATTCAGCCCTGGCCATTCCCCTTGTGCTGATCTCCGTCACCGCGGGGCTGCACAATTTCGATCTCAACCAGGAGATGGTAGCGCGCAGCATGGGCGCATCCCGCCCCTGGGCGTTCCTGACCGTCACCCTGCCGCAGATCCGCAATTCCGTGATTTCCGGCGCTCTGCTCGCCTTCATCACCTCGCTCGACGAAGTGGTGATCGCGCTGCTCATCGTCGGTGGCGAGAAAGCGACCCTCACCCGGCGCATGTTCCTGGCCTTGCGGGACGAGATCGACCCGACGATTGCAGCCATATCGACCCTGCTGATCGCCGTTTCCATCATCCTTTTGGGGATGACCCAGTTCCTCCAGTCCGGACGCAAGCGCTGAGCCCCGGAGCTCAGCACAACGAGGTGCCCCGATGCTGCATTTCGAGCGAGAAGAATTCGAGACGCGCCTCGCCAACGCGAGGGCGGCCATGCGACGCGAGGGGCTGGATGCCCTGCTGCTCTTCGCCCAGGAGAGCATGTATTACCTCACCGGCTATGACACGTCCGGCTTCGTGTTCTTCCAATGCGCGATCATGACCGCCAATGACGAGCCGCTGACCCTGCTCACCCGCCGGCCCGACTTGGAGCAGGCCCGCCGCACGTCGACCATGGAAGACATCCGCCTGTGGTATGACGCCCCCGGCATGGATCCCTCTCGCGAGCTGATGGCGATCCTGGAAGAGAAAGGCCTGAAAGGCGCCCGCGTCGGCATCGAGATGCGCACCTTCGGGCTCACCGCCGACAATTACGAGCTCGTGCGCCGCCGCCTCAGCAATTGGTGCGAGCTGGTGGACGCCTCGAACCTGGTGCGCCAGCTGCGTGCGGTGAAATCGCCTGCCGAGATCGCCTATGTCCGGCGCGCGGCGGAGCTCGCTGATGCGTCGCTCGTGGCCATGCTGGAGGCATCGCGACCCGGTGCGTTCGAGGGCGAGATTGCCGCGGCCGGAGCCGTGCCGATTCTCGCGGGCGGCGGTGATCCGGCCCCCTCCGGTCCCGTGCTCGGCTCGGGCGACCGCGCCCTGCTCGTGCGTAGCGCCACCGGTTTCCGCACGCTGGACCCGGTTGACCAGCTGACCATCGAGCATGCGGGGAGCTATCGCCGCTATTGCGCCTGCCTCATGCGCACCATCTCCATCGGCCGCGCCAACCCGGTGCAGCAGACGATGTTCGACGTCACCCTGGAGGCGATCACCGCCATGACCGAGGCGGCACGGCCGGGCAACACCATCGGGGCCATCGATGATGCGCACCGCGCGGTCTATGACCGGGCGGGCTACGGGCACGCCCGTATGTCCGCTTGCGGTTATTCCCTTGGCGCGACCTATCGGCCGTCCTGGATGGACGTTCCGCCCATGATCTATTCGGGTAACGAGATGGCCATCGTGCCAGGCATGATCCTGTTCCTGCACGCCATCTTGATCGATGCGCCGCAGAACCTGGCCATGTCCTTAGGCTATACCATCCTGACCCGTGACGGCCCGGCCGAGGTGCTGAGCAAAGTCAAGCCCGAATACGTCGTGCGAACCTGACCTGCCGCAGCCTCAGCGCGCCTCGAGACGGTCGAGCAACCGGAACCACTGAGCCGCAACCGCCATGGCCGGCAGCCTCAGGCCGTGGAACGGCACGGGCCGCATGGGCGTGACCGGCAACGGCAAGCCCTTGTGCGTGCCAGCCAGCACCGCCTCGGCGATCGCCTTGCCCACGGCCGGCGCGATCGCGACGCCGCGGCCGCTGAAGCCGAAGACCGCGATGAGCCCCGGCGAGGGCTCATGCACGCGCAGCCGGCGCCCCGGCGTGATATCCACCTGACCGGCCCACACATGCTGAAAGCCTATTTGGCCAAGCTGCGGGAAACTGCGGCGCATGGTTTCGGCCAGCGCCGTCACATGGGCCTCCGCGATGCTCTCGCCGCCCAGGGAGCCGCGTCCGCCGAACACGAACCGGCCCTGCTCGTTGAAGCGGAAATAGAGCAGAAGCCGCCGATTATCGGACACCACATGGCCCTGCGGCAGAATGGTGCGCTGGATCTCTGCTGGCATGGGCGGCGTGGCGATCTGGATCGATTGCACCGGCAATATGCTGCGCCTCAGCGCCGGGATGAGGTCGGTCGAGTAGGCGCCGGTCGCGACCACCACCTGGCTTGCGAGCACCGCGCCGGATGCGGTTGCGACCCGCCATGACGA
Proteins encoded in this region:
- a CDS encoding NAD(P)/FAD-dependent oxidoreductase, whose amino-acid sequence is MVIAASSLWAATAEPAPATVPLAGEIRADVAVVGGGFCGLSCALHLAEAGVDTVLLEAQEPGWGASGRNGGQVIPCFKDDPETLIARLGEDLGERMSRLGAEAGTLVENLIARHNIACAYRRNGWILGIAGMRGIPAMESRTRQWQARGLPVRLLDREETAALIGAPIYAAGYLDPRGGALNPLSFARGLAAAGMRQGARIHTGSPVIAITREGSSWRVATASGAVLASQVVVATGAYSTDLIPALRRSILPVQSIQIATPPMPAEIQRTILPQGHVVSDNRRLLLYFRFNEQGRFVFGGRGSLGGESIAEAHVTALAETMRRSFPQLGQIGFQHVWAGQVDITPGRRLRVHEPSPGLIAVFGFSGRGVAIAPAVGKAIAEAVLAGTHKGLPLPVTPMRPVPFHGLRLPAMAVAAQWFRLLDRLEAR
- a CDS encoding M24 family metallopeptidase, producing the protein MLHFEREEFETRLANARAAMRREGLDALLLFAQESMYYLTGYDTSGFVFFQCAIMTANDEPLTLLTRRPDLEQARRTSTMEDIRLWYDAPGMDPSRELMAILEEKGLKGARVGIEMRTFGLTADNYELVRRRLSNWCELVDASNLVRQLRAVKSPAEIAYVRRAAELADASLVAMLEASRPGAFEGEIAAAGAVPILAGGGDPAPSGPVLGSGDRALLVRSATGFRTLDPVDQLTIEHAGSYRRYCACLMRTISIGRANPVQQTMFDVTLEAITAMTEAARPGNTIGAIDDAHRAVYDRAGYGHARMSACGYSLGATYRPSWMDVPPMIYSGNEMAIVPGMILFLHAILIDAPQNLAMSLGYTILTRDGPAEVLSKVKPEYVVRT
- a CDS encoding ABC transporter permease; protein product: MLNRPATSTQITHFRRLWLYVFCGLVILFLIAPTLLVIPMSFSGSRYLTFPPESWSTRWYRAYFDSIEWRDATWVSFQAAIWTTVVATVSGTLAAYGLYTARLSAGRYVQVLLALPMMIPVILLAIGVFIFFAPLGLNNSIPGLVLAHSALAIPLVLISVTAGLHNFDLNQEMVARSMGASRPWAFLTVTLPQIRNSVISGALLAFITSLDEVVIALLIVGGEKATLTRRMFLALRDEIDPTIAAISTLLIAVSIILLGMTQFLQSGRKR